The following are encoded together in the Pectobacterium wasabiae CFBP 3304 genome:
- the livG gene encoding high-affinity branched-chain amino acid ABC transporter ATP-binding protein LivG yields MSTQPLLSVRGLMMRFGGLLAVNNVEMDIHAGEIVSLIGPNGAGKTTVFNCLTGFYRPSGGTIMLRDRHLEGLPGQAIARMGVVRTFQHVRLFREMSVIENLLVAQHQHLKSGVFAGLLKTPSFRRAEADAQERAAVWLERIGLLDLANRQAGNLAYGDQRRLEIARCMVTRPELLMLDEPAAGLNPKETDELNQLIVELRDSHQVSVLLIEHDMKLVMGISDRIYVVNQGTPLAQGTPAEIRNNPDVIRAYLGEG; encoded by the coding sequence ATGAGCACGCAGCCACTATTATCAGTCAGAGGTCTGATGATGCGTTTTGGCGGCCTGCTGGCGGTCAACAATGTTGAAATGGATATTCATGCGGGCGAAATCGTTTCTCTGATCGGTCCGAACGGCGCGGGGAAAACCACGGTCTTTAACTGCCTGACCGGGTTTTATCGCCCAAGCGGCGGCACCATCATGCTGCGCGATCGCCATCTGGAAGGGTTACCTGGACAGGCTATTGCCCGCATGGGCGTGGTGCGCACGTTCCAGCACGTTCGTTTGTTCCGTGAAATGTCGGTGATCGAGAACCTGCTGGTTGCGCAGCACCAGCATCTGAAAAGCGGCGTGTTTGCCGGGCTGTTGAAAACACCGAGTTTTCGTCGTGCCGAAGCGGATGCGCAAGAGCGTGCGGCCGTGTGGCTGGAACGTATCGGCCTGCTGGATTTAGCGAACCGTCAGGCGGGGAATCTGGCTTACGGCGATCAGCGTCGTCTGGAAATTGCCCGCTGTATGGTGACGCGGCCTGAGCTGTTGATGCTCGATGAACCCGCCGCGGGTCTGAACCCGAAAGAAACTGACGAGTTAAATCAGCTAATTGTGGAGCTGCGCGATAGCCATCAGGTATCTGTTCTGTTGATTGAACATGATATGAAGCTGGTCATGGGGATTTCCGACCGGATTTATGTCGTCAATCAGGGAACGCCGCTGGCACAAGGCACCCCGGCTGAAATTCGTAACAACCCGGATGTCATCCGTGCGTATTTGGGTGAAGGATAA
- a CDS encoding high-affinity branched-chain amino acid ABC transporter permease LivM — translation MKQLNLFNALVSAFMLLVLASFLMGMQLALDGTKLVVRGADEVRWYWIGTGCIVVFFFQLIRPFFQQSIKKFSAPSLVLPSFDGSTPRQKVLAAALIIAAIAWPFLVSRGTVDIATLTLIYVMLGLGLNIVVGLSGLLVLGYGGFYAIGAYTYALLNHYYGLSFWESLPLAGMAAALSGFLLGFPVLRLRGDYLAIVTLGFGEIVRILLLNNTEITGGPNGISQIPKPTFLGLEFGRSARDGGWDTFHNFFGLQYDPSDRIIFLYLVALLLVILTLFVINRLLRMPLGRAWEALRDDEIACRSLGLSPTRIKLTAFTISAAFAGFAGTLFAARQGFVSPESFTFAESAFVLAIVVLGGMGSQFAVILAAILLVVSRELMRDLNEYSMLLLGALMVLMMIWRPQGLLPMTRPEMKLKVAKKEEQA, via the coding sequence ATGAAACAGCTCAACCTGTTTAATGCGTTGGTTTCCGCGTTCATGCTGCTGGTGCTTGCCTCGTTTTTAATGGGTATGCAACTGGCGCTGGATGGCACCAAACTGGTAGTGCGCGGTGCTGATGAGGTTCGCTGGTACTGGATTGGTACGGGCTGCATCGTGGTGTTCTTCTTTCAGTTGATCCGCCCGTTCTTCCAGCAAAGCATCAAGAAATTTTCCGCACCGTCGCTGGTGTTGCCCAGTTTTGATGGCAGTACGCCACGGCAGAAGGTATTGGCTGCCGCGTTGATTATCGCCGCTATTGCCTGGCCGTTTTTGGTCTCGCGCGGTACGGTGGATATTGCCACTCTCACACTGATTTACGTGATGCTGGGTCTGGGCTTGAACATCGTAGTGGGTCTGTCCGGTCTGCTGGTGTTGGGCTACGGCGGGTTTTACGCCATTGGCGCGTATACCTATGCACTGCTGAACCACTATTACGGATTGAGCTTCTGGGAAAGTTTGCCGTTGGCAGGCATGGCGGCGGCGCTGTCTGGCTTCCTGCTGGGGTTCCCTGTGCTGCGGCTGCGCGGTGACTATCTGGCGATTGTGACGCTTGGGTTCGGCGAGATTGTCCGTATCCTGTTGCTGAACAATACCGAAATTACCGGTGGTCCGAACGGCATCAGCCAGATCCCTAAACCGACCTTCTTGGGTCTGGAGTTCGGCCGTAGCGCGCGCGATGGTGGTTGGGATACGTTCCACAATTTCTTTGGCCTGCAATATGACCCCAGCGACCGCATTATCTTCCTGTATCTGGTCGCGCTGCTGTTGGTCATATTAACCCTGTTTGTGATTAACCGCCTGCTGCGGATGCCGTTGGGACGCGCCTGGGAAGCGCTACGCGATGATGAAATCGCCTGTCGTTCTCTGGGGCTGAGCCCAACGCGCATCAAACTGACCGCCTTTACCATCAGCGCCGCATTCGCTGGGTTCGCGGGTACGCTGTTTGCCGCGCGCCAAGGCTTTGTCAGCCCGGAATCGTTCACGTTTGCTGAGTCGGCCTTTGTGCTGGCCATCGTTGTGCTGGGCGGCATGGGCTCGCAGTTTGCGGTCATTCTCGCTGCTATCCTGCTGGTGGTGTCCCGCGAACTGATGCGTGACCTGAATGAATACAGCATGCTGTTGCTGGGTGCATTGATGGTTCTGATGATGATTTGGCGTCCGCAAGGCTTGCTGCCGATGACGCGTCCTGAGATGAAGTTGAAAGTCGCGAAGAAGGAAGAGCAAGCATGA
- the livH gene encoding high-affinity branched-chain amino acid ABC transporter permease LivH — MSEQFLYFLQQMFNGLTLGSTYALIAIGYTMVYGIIGMINFAHGEVYMIGSYVSFIVIAALMMMGIDTGWLLISVAFIAAVVISSAYGWSIERVAYRPVRTSKRLIALISAIGMSIFLQNYVSLNQGSRDVALPSLVTGQWVLGESNGFTATISTMQLTIWIVTFLAMLALTLFIRYSRMGRACRACAEDLKMASLLGISTDRVISLTFVIGALMAAVAGVLLGQFYGVINPYIGFMAGMKAFTAAVLGGIGSIPGAMIGGLILGVAEALTSAYLSTEYKDAVSFALLIVVLLVMPTGILGRPEVEKV, encoded by the coding sequence ATGTCCGAGCAGTTCCTCTACTTTCTTCAGCAGATGTTCAACGGCCTGACGTTGGGCAGCACCTATGCGCTGATCGCCATTGGCTACACCATGGTTTACGGCATTATCGGCATGATTAACTTCGCGCACGGCGAGGTTTATATGATCGGTAGCTATGTCTCTTTTATTGTTATTGCCGCCCTGATGATGATGGGCATCGACACTGGCTGGCTGCTGATTAGCGTTGCCTTCATTGCCGCCGTAGTGATTTCCAGCGCTTATGGCTGGAGTATCGAACGGGTGGCCTACCGTCCCGTGCGAACGTCAAAGCGTCTGATTGCACTGATTTCTGCCATCGGGATGTCAATTTTCCTGCAAAACTACGTCAGCCTGAATCAGGGCTCACGTGATGTTGCGCTGCCGAGTCTGGTGACTGGCCAGTGGGTGCTGGGTGAAAGCAATGGCTTTACCGCCACCATTAGCACCATGCAGTTGACCATTTGGATTGTTACGTTCCTCGCCATGCTGGCGCTGACGCTATTTATTCGCTATTCCCGTATGGGACGCGCCTGTCGCGCCTGCGCGGAAGACTTGAAAATGGCTAGCCTGTTGGGTATCAGCACCGATCGCGTTATCTCTCTGACCTTCGTCATTGGCGCGCTAATGGCCGCCGTTGCCGGTGTGTTGCTGGGACAATTTTACGGCGTCATCAATCCCTATATTGGCTTCATGGCCGGGATGAAAGCCTTTACGGCCGCGGTACTGGGTGGGATTGGTAGTATCCCTGGCGCGATGATCGGCGGGCTGATTTTAGGTGTAGCCGAAGCGCTGACGTCCGCTTACCTGAGCACGGAATACAAAGATGCGGTGTCATTTGCGCTGCTGATTGTGGTGCTGCTGGTGATGCCAACCGGTATTCTGGGTCGCCCGGAGGTTGAGAAGGTATGA
- a CDS encoding branched-chain amino acid ABC transporter substrate-binding protein — protein sequence MKFSKGKVLLMSCVAVAFSHAVNAADIKVAVVGAMSGPVAQYGDMEFIGARQAIADINAKGGVNGNKLVGVEYDDACDPKQAVAVANKVVTDGIRYVIGHLCSSSTQPASNIYEEEGVIMITPAATNADLTTRGYKMVLRTTGLDSDQGPTSAKYIVESLKPQRIAVVHDKQQYGEGLARSVQDSLKKAGANVVLFEGVTAGDKDFSTLIARMKKENVDFVYFGGYYPEMGQILRQARQAGMTTKFMGPEGVGNSSLSNIAGDASEGMLVTLPKRYDQVPANQPIVDALKAKKLDPTGPFVWTTYAALQSLTTAMTRTGSDEPEKLVADLKANSVDTVMGPLSWDAKGDLKGFEFGVFEWHKDGTSSAVK from the coding sequence ATGAAATTCAGTAAAGGTAAAGTATTGCTGATGAGTTGTGTGGCTGTGGCGTTTAGCCATGCCGTTAATGCTGCCGATATTAAGGTTGCGGTTGTTGGCGCGATGTCTGGTCCCGTCGCGCAGTATGGTGATATGGAGTTCATTGGCGCGCGCCAGGCCATTGCTGACATCAACGCAAAAGGCGGCGTAAACGGTAACAAGCTGGTTGGCGTTGAATATGATGACGCGTGCGACCCTAAGCAGGCGGTTGCTGTAGCGAACAAAGTCGTCACTGACGGTATCCGTTATGTGATTGGCCATCTGTGTTCCTCCTCCACGCAGCCTGCGTCTAATATCTATGAAGAAGAAGGCGTGATCATGATTACGCCTGCGGCAACCAACGCCGATTTGACTACGCGCGGCTACAAAATGGTGCTGCGCACGACGGGGCTGGACTCCGATCAGGGGCCAACCTCGGCGAAATACATTGTCGAATCACTCAAGCCGCAGCGTATCGCCGTGGTTCATGACAAACAGCAATACGGTGAAGGTCTGGCCCGCTCTGTTCAGGATAGCCTGAAAAAAGCCGGCGCGAATGTTGTGCTGTTTGAAGGTGTGACCGCGGGTGATAAAGATTTCTCCACGCTGATTGCACGTATGAAGAAAGAGAACGTCGATTTCGTTTATTTCGGCGGCTACTACCCGGAAATGGGGCAGATTCTGCGTCAGGCTCGTCAGGCTGGCATGACCACCAAATTCATGGGGCCAGAAGGCGTGGGTAACTCCTCGCTGTCCAACATCGCAGGCGATGCGTCTGAAGGTATGTTGGTAACGCTGCCGAAGCGCTATGACCAAGTGCCAGCTAACCAACCGATTGTGGATGCGCTGAAGGCCAAGAAACTGGACCCAACGGGTCCGTTCGTCTGGACGACCTACGCTGCGCTGCAATCGCTGACCACGGCGATGACTCGTACTGGTAGCGATGAGCCAGAAAAATTGGTCGCGGATCTGAAAGCAAACTCCGTGGATACCGTAATGGGGCCATTAAGCTGGGATGCAAAAGGCGACCTGAAAGGGTTTGAATTTGGCGTATTTGAGTGGCACAAAGACGGTACTTCCAGCGCAGTGAAATAA
- the panM gene encoding aspartate 1-decarboxylase autocleavage activator PanM — protein MKLTVECLTRFSPQDKIDLAKIWPHQNIELLEEGLTLDRRLFTARFNDRLLGGVLVEIEGEYAELSDLMVREVTRRRGVGQLLIDEARRQLPEVKEWWLATADHATIKEEVLARFMVSCGFSPVSGGWRYIRRKETPLILDVINPEKP, from the coding sequence ATGAAACTAACCGTTGAATGCCTCACCCGGTTCAGCCCTCAGGATAAAATTGATCTGGCGAAAATTTGGCCGCATCAAAACATTGAGTTACTCGAAGAAGGGCTCACGCTCGATCGGCGGTTGTTCACCGCTCGTTTTAACGATCGGCTATTAGGCGGAGTGCTGGTCGAGATTGAAGGGGAATATGCGGAACTGAGCGATCTGATGGTGCGAGAAGTCACGCGGCGACGTGGCGTAGGGCAATTGTTGATTGACGAAGCACGTCGTCAGCTTCCTGAAGTTAAAGAGTGGTGGCTGGCCACGGCCGATCATGCCACGATCAAAGAAGAAGTGTTGGCGCGCTTTATGGTGTCCTGCGGCTTCTCACCCGTATCCGGCGGCTGGCGCTATATCCGCAGAAAAGAAACACCGCTGATCCTTGACGTCATCAATCCAGAGAAGCCGTAA
- the rpoH gene encoding RNA polymerase sigma factor RpoH, whose amino-acid sequence MTKDMQTFTLVPQGSLEGYIRAANAYPMLTAEEERALAERLHYQGDLEAAKHLILSHLRFVIHVARNYSGYGLPQADLIQEGNIGLMKAVRRFNPEVGVRLVSFAVHWIKAEIHEYVLRNWRIVKVATTKAQRKLFFNLRKTKTRLGWFNQDEVELVARELGVTSKDVREMESRMAAQDMTFDPTPEEDSHDGKAMSPMLYLQDKSSDFADGIEEDNWDTHAADKLTYALEGLDERSQHIIRARWLDDDNKSTLQELADQYGVSAERVRQLEKNAMKKLRAAIEA is encoded by the coding sequence ATGACCAAAGATATGCAAACTTTCACCTTAGTTCCCCAGGGCAGTCTGGAAGGGTATATTCGTGCCGCCAATGCCTATCCGATGCTGACGGCGGAGGAAGAGCGGGCGCTGGCTGAACGACTGCATTATCAGGGCGATCTGGAGGCTGCTAAGCACCTGATTCTGTCACACCTGCGCTTTGTTATTCACGTTGCCCGCAATTATTCCGGTTACGGCCTGCCGCAGGCGGACCTGATTCAGGAAGGGAACATCGGCCTGATGAAGGCGGTACGTCGCTTCAACCCTGAAGTTGGCGTGCGTCTGGTCTCTTTTGCCGTGCATTGGATCAAAGCTGAGATTCATGAATACGTGCTGCGTAACTGGCGTATCGTGAAAGTGGCGACCACCAAAGCACAGCGTAAGCTGTTCTTTAACCTGCGGAAGACGAAAACGCGTCTCGGCTGGTTTAATCAGGATGAAGTCGAACTAGTCGCGCGTGAACTTGGCGTGACCAGCAAAGACGTGCGTGAGATGGAATCCCGTATGGCGGCGCAGGACATGACGTTCGATCCGACGCCGGAAGAAGATTCTCACGACGGCAAAGCGATGTCGCCGATGCTTTACCTACAGGATAAATCGTCTGACTTTGCCGATGGCATTGAAGAAGACAACTGGGATACGCATGCGGCCGATAAACTCACCTACGCGCTGGAAGGGCTGGATGAACGTAGCCAGCACATTATTCGCGCGCGCTGGCTGGATGATGACAACAAGTCCACCTTGCAGGAACTGGCCGACCAATACGGCGTTTCCGCAGAGCGTGTGCGTCAGTTAGAAAAGAATGCGATGAAAAAACTGCGAGCGGCGATAGAAGCCTAA